In the Drosophila biarmipes strain raj3 chromosome X, RU_DBia_V1.1, whole genome shotgun sequence genome, one interval contains:
- the LOC108024008 gene encoding high affinity cationic amino acid transporter 1 isoform X1 — protein MAMAMPMPSGVHMCSERNTHTQPLGNRAEAAHRRERERRRRRRRRAARQKIRSEQARFQRSRRGSSYSDSIPTLEATHTVPHLRGHPYCAPLRCACVRLGSTLGGRDATRCTVWPGLVKFRVPLPPGVSSTTLLPKLIRTKDVKQLQDGNAQPQKPKLTKCLNTLDLTSLGIGSCCGTGMYLVAGMVAQKIAGPGVIISFIIAAIASIFSGACYAEFGVRVPHTSGSAYMYSYVAVGEFVAFIIGWNMILEYLIGTSACACALSSSFDSLTGNAIARTISESIGTIFGKPPDFIAFGITLLMTCVLAMGASKSVIFNHSLNAVNLATWVFVMAAGLFYVDTKTWSEHQGFLPYGWSGVFSGAATCFYAFIGFDIIATTGEEAHNPQKSIPKAIVGSLVVVLIAYVSVSLVLTLVVPYDHINTGAALVQMWSYVNAPKCRAVVAIGATAGLSVAMFGSMFPMPRVIYAMAQDGLIFRQLSQLWQRTNVPGLATIGSGLAAALVALTVRLEILVEMMSIGTLLAYTLVSTCVLVLRYQPHSTSLVELLPAQLRTPVAPGTASDSRTHATPAEVLEVPGKLTIKRVTRGMSDSDDSFIDDSPEGFLGGRDDQFLVSDRSENKFYGSVHGAPTGPTGQATAFDAMGLNFVTRKIHDYAYLCPGFFPWINPGQATAESGLYVTKLVGIMFGLIFFLDLFAAIGWSGGLAAFIYFILFIGIFVILLIISRQPQNRYALAFLTPGLPFIPAIAITVNIYLIFKLSILTLVRFTVWMTLGFVMYFYYGITHSSLEQASDDLELHVDYSKNVEEKAVWDQQSYNQTHEPVWASKEVKQPSKQRYNYGKTASSSSSAQGSSRSGQASGPEKPPARSQTGHNRPVPPPPIAGQAKGSVSGSGSGSGPPMERQYTGQFSMFVDEGQFPTWED, from the exons atggcgatggcgatgccGATGCCTTCTGGGGTGCACATGTGTTCCGAGcgcaacacacacacacagccactTGGG AATCGGGCAGAGGCAGCGCACCgcagagagagggagaggcgcaggcggaggcggcggagAGCGGCGAGGCAGAAGATCCGATCGGAGCAAGCAAGATTCCAACGATCCCGAAGAGGAAGCAGTTACTCCGATTCGATTCCTACTCTAGAGGCGACGCACACTGTACCACACCTACGTGGACACCCATACTGCGCCCCACTGCGCTGCGCATGTGTTCGGCTCGGATCGACACTCGGGGGACGGGATGCGACGCGATGTACGGTTTGGCCTGGCCTG GTCAAGTTCAGGGTGCCCCTGCCGCCGGGAGTCAGCTCGACCACGCTCCTGCCCAAGCTCATCCGCACCAAGGACGTGAAGCAGCTGCAGGACGGCAACGCACAGCCACAGAAGCCCAAGCTAACG AAATGTCTCAACACCTTGGACCTGACCTCGCTGGGCATCGGATCCTGCTGCGGAACGGGCATGTACCTGGTGGCCGGCATGGTGGCCCAGAAGATAGCCGGACCCGGAGTGATTATTAGTTTTATTATAGCCGCCATAGCGAGTATTTTCTCAG GCGCCTGCTATGCAGAGTTTGGCGTTCGTGTGCCACACACATCCGGCTCGGCCTATATGTATTCATATGTGGCGGTTGGAGAATTCGTAGCTTTTATAATTGGTTGGAACATGATATTGGAATATCTGATAG GAACAAGTGCCTGTGCCTGTGCGTTAAGTTCTAGTTTCGATTCCCTGACCGGCAATGCCATAGCGCGGACGATAAGCGAGTCCATTGGCACGATATTCG GCAAACCACCGGACTTTATTGCCTTCGGCATTACGCTGCTCATGACCTGCGTGCTGGCGATGGGTGCCAGCAAGTCGGTCATCTTCAACCACTCACTCAACGCCGTCAACCTGGCCACGTGGGTGTTCGTAATGGCCGCCGGGCTGTTTTACGTGGACACGAAGACGTGGTCGGAGCACCAGGGCTTCCTGCCCTACGGCTGGAGTGGT GTGTTTTCTGGAGCTGCCACCTGTTTCTACGCATTCATCGGTTTCGATATTATCGCAACAACCGGTGAGGAGGCGCACAATCCGCAGAAGAGCATTCCAAAGGCTATTGTTGGCTCCCTGGTCGTCGTCCTAATCGCCTACGTTAGCGTTAGTCTAGTCCTAACTTTAGTGG TTCCCTACGACCACATCAACACGGGAGCGGCGCTGGTCCAGATGTGGTCGTACGTGAATGCCCCGAAGTGCCGGGCGGTGGTGGCCATCGGAGCAACCGCTGGACTCTCGGTGGCCATGTTCGGCTCCATGTTCCCCATGCCGCGCGTCATCTATGCGATGGCCCAGGACGGTTTGATCTTCAG ACAACTGTCACAGCTGTGGCAGCGCACCAATGTGCCCGGTCTGGCTACCATTGGCAGCGGATTGGCCGCCGCTTTGGTGGCACTCACCGTGCGCCTGGAGATCCTCGTCGAGATGATGTCCATCGGCACCCTGCTGGCCTACACGCTGGTGTCCACCTGTGTCCTGGTGCTGCGCTACCAGCCACACAGCACCTCGCTGGTGGAACTGCTGCCGGCCCAGCTGCGCACCCCGGTGGCGCCCGGAACGGCCAGCGATTCCCGCACCCATGCGACGCCCGCCGAGGTGCTCGAGGTGCCCGGCAAGCTGACCATCAAGCGGGTCACGCGCGGCATGTCCGACTCGGACGACTCCTTCATCGACGACAGCCCGGAGGGATTCCTGGGCGGGCGGGACGACCAGTTCCTGGTGTCCGATCGCTCGGAGAACAAGTTCTACGGCAGTGTACACGGCGCACCCACCGGACCCACCGGCCAGGCCACCGCCTTCGATGCCATGGGCCTGAACTTCGTCACCCGGAAGATCCACGACTACGCGTACCTGTGTCCCGGCTTCTTTCCCTGGATCAATCCCGGTCAGGCCACCGCCGAGAGTG GCTTGTACGTCACCAAGCTAGTGGGCATCATGTTCGGTCTCATATTCTTCCTGGACCTGTTCGCGGCCATTGGGTGGTCCGGTGGCCTCGCCGCcttcatttatttcattttgtttatcgGCATATTTGTGATACTATTGATTATATCGAGGCAGCCGCAGAATAG GTATGCGCTGGCCTTCCTCACGCCCGGCCTCCCCTTCATCCCGGCCATCGCCATCACCGTGAACATCTACCTGATATTCAAGCTGAGCATCCTCACGCTGGTCCGCTTCACCGTGTGGATGACCCTGGGGTTCGTCATGTACTTCTACTACGGCATCACTCACAGCAGCCTCGAGCAGGCCAGCGACGACCTGGAGCTGCATGTCGACTAT AGCAAAAACGTCGAGGAGAAGGCCGTGTGGGATCAGCAATCGTACAACCAGACCCACGAGCCCGTCTGGGCCAGCAAGGAGGTGAAGCAGCCTTCGA AGCAACGCTACAACTACGGAAAGACCGCGTCGTCTTCGTCGTCGGCACAGGGCAGCTCGAGGAGTGGCCAGGCCAGTGGGCCGGAGAAGCCGCCGGCCAGGAGCCAAACGGGCCACAACCGACCGGTTCCACCGCCCCCGATCGCTGGCCAGGCGAAGGGTTCGGtatcgggatcgggatcgggcaGCGGTCCGCCCATGGAACGCCAGTACACCGGCCAGTTCAGCATGTTCGTGGACGAGGGCCAGTTCCCCACGTGGGAGGACTAA
- the LOC108024008 gene encoding high affinity cationic amino acid transporter 1 isoform X2, with protein sequence MKPSDLLLVLEKVKFRVPLPPGVSSTTLLPKLIRTKDVKQLQDGNAQPQKPKLTKCLNTLDLTSLGIGSCCGTGMYLVAGMVAQKIAGPGVIISFIIAAIASIFSGACYAEFGVRVPHTSGSAYMYSYVAVGEFVAFIIGWNMILEYLIGTSACACALSSSFDSLTGNAIARTISESIGTIFGKPPDFIAFGITLLMTCVLAMGASKSVIFNHSLNAVNLATWVFVMAAGLFYVDTKTWSEHQGFLPYGWSGVFSGAATCFYAFIGFDIIATTGEEAHNPQKSIPKAIVGSLVVVLIAYVSVSLVLTLVVPYDHINTGAALVQMWSYVNAPKCRAVVAIGATAGLSVAMFGSMFPMPRVIYAMAQDGLIFRQLSQLWQRTNVPGLATIGSGLAAALVALTVRLEILVEMMSIGTLLAYTLVSTCVLVLRYQPHSTSLVELLPAQLRTPVAPGTASDSRTHATPAEVLEVPGKLTIKRVTRGMSDSDDSFIDDSPEGFLGGRDDQFLVSDRSENKFYGSVHGAPTGPTGQATAFDAMGLNFVTRKIHDYAYLCPGFFPWINPGQATAESGLYVTKLVGIMFGLIFFLDLFAAIGWSGGLAAFIYFILFIGIFVILLIISRQPQNRYALAFLTPGLPFIPAIAITVNIYLIFKLSILTLVRFTVWMTLGFVMYFYYGITHSSLEQASDDLELHVDYSKNVEEKAVWDQQSYNQTHEPVWASKEVKQPSKQRYNYGKTASSSSSAQGSSRSGQASGPEKPPARSQTGHNRPVPPPPIAGQAKGSVSGSGSGSGPPMERQYTGQFSMFVDEGQFPTWED encoded by the exons ATGAAGCCGTCGGATTTGTTGCTGGTGCTAGAGAAG GTCAAGTTCAGGGTGCCCCTGCCGCCGGGAGTCAGCTCGACCACGCTCCTGCCCAAGCTCATCCGCACCAAGGACGTGAAGCAGCTGCAGGACGGCAACGCACAGCCACAGAAGCCCAAGCTAACG AAATGTCTCAACACCTTGGACCTGACCTCGCTGGGCATCGGATCCTGCTGCGGAACGGGCATGTACCTGGTGGCCGGCATGGTGGCCCAGAAGATAGCCGGACCCGGAGTGATTATTAGTTTTATTATAGCCGCCATAGCGAGTATTTTCTCAG GCGCCTGCTATGCAGAGTTTGGCGTTCGTGTGCCACACACATCCGGCTCGGCCTATATGTATTCATATGTGGCGGTTGGAGAATTCGTAGCTTTTATAATTGGTTGGAACATGATATTGGAATATCTGATAG GAACAAGTGCCTGTGCCTGTGCGTTAAGTTCTAGTTTCGATTCCCTGACCGGCAATGCCATAGCGCGGACGATAAGCGAGTCCATTGGCACGATATTCG GCAAACCACCGGACTTTATTGCCTTCGGCATTACGCTGCTCATGACCTGCGTGCTGGCGATGGGTGCCAGCAAGTCGGTCATCTTCAACCACTCACTCAACGCCGTCAACCTGGCCACGTGGGTGTTCGTAATGGCCGCCGGGCTGTTTTACGTGGACACGAAGACGTGGTCGGAGCACCAGGGCTTCCTGCCCTACGGCTGGAGTGGT GTGTTTTCTGGAGCTGCCACCTGTTTCTACGCATTCATCGGTTTCGATATTATCGCAACAACCGGTGAGGAGGCGCACAATCCGCAGAAGAGCATTCCAAAGGCTATTGTTGGCTCCCTGGTCGTCGTCCTAATCGCCTACGTTAGCGTTAGTCTAGTCCTAACTTTAGTGG TTCCCTACGACCACATCAACACGGGAGCGGCGCTGGTCCAGATGTGGTCGTACGTGAATGCCCCGAAGTGCCGGGCGGTGGTGGCCATCGGAGCAACCGCTGGACTCTCGGTGGCCATGTTCGGCTCCATGTTCCCCATGCCGCGCGTCATCTATGCGATGGCCCAGGACGGTTTGATCTTCAG ACAACTGTCACAGCTGTGGCAGCGCACCAATGTGCCCGGTCTGGCTACCATTGGCAGCGGATTGGCCGCCGCTTTGGTGGCACTCACCGTGCGCCTGGAGATCCTCGTCGAGATGATGTCCATCGGCACCCTGCTGGCCTACACGCTGGTGTCCACCTGTGTCCTGGTGCTGCGCTACCAGCCACACAGCACCTCGCTGGTGGAACTGCTGCCGGCCCAGCTGCGCACCCCGGTGGCGCCCGGAACGGCCAGCGATTCCCGCACCCATGCGACGCCCGCCGAGGTGCTCGAGGTGCCCGGCAAGCTGACCATCAAGCGGGTCACGCGCGGCATGTCCGACTCGGACGACTCCTTCATCGACGACAGCCCGGAGGGATTCCTGGGCGGGCGGGACGACCAGTTCCTGGTGTCCGATCGCTCGGAGAACAAGTTCTACGGCAGTGTACACGGCGCACCCACCGGACCCACCGGCCAGGCCACCGCCTTCGATGCCATGGGCCTGAACTTCGTCACCCGGAAGATCCACGACTACGCGTACCTGTGTCCCGGCTTCTTTCCCTGGATCAATCCCGGTCAGGCCACCGCCGAGAGTG GCTTGTACGTCACCAAGCTAGTGGGCATCATGTTCGGTCTCATATTCTTCCTGGACCTGTTCGCGGCCATTGGGTGGTCCGGTGGCCTCGCCGCcttcatttatttcattttgtttatcgGCATATTTGTGATACTATTGATTATATCGAGGCAGCCGCAGAATAG GTATGCGCTGGCCTTCCTCACGCCCGGCCTCCCCTTCATCCCGGCCATCGCCATCACCGTGAACATCTACCTGATATTCAAGCTGAGCATCCTCACGCTGGTCCGCTTCACCGTGTGGATGACCCTGGGGTTCGTCATGTACTTCTACTACGGCATCACTCACAGCAGCCTCGAGCAGGCCAGCGACGACCTGGAGCTGCATGTCGACTAT AGCAAAAACGTCGAGGAGAAGGCCGTGTGGGATCAGCAATCGTACAACCAGACCCACGAGCCCGTCTGGGCCAGCAAGGAGGTGAAGCAGCCTTCGA AGCAACGCTACAACTACGGAAAGACCGCGTCGTCTTCGTCGTCGGCACAGGGCAGCTCGAGGAGTGGCCAGGCCAGTGGGCCGGAGAAGCCGCCGGCCAGGAGCCAAACGGGCCACAACCGACCGGTTCCACCGCCCCCGATCGCTGGCCAGGCGAAGGGTTCGGtatcgggatcgggatcgggcaGCGGTCCGCCCATGGAACGCCAGTACACCGGCCAGTTCAGCATGTTCGTGGACGAGGGCCAGTTCCCCACGTGGGAGGACTAA
- the LOC108024008 gene encoding probable cationic amino acid transporter isoform X3, whose protein sequence is MAMAMPMPSGVHMCSERNTHTQPLGNRAEAAHRRERERRRRRRRRAARQKIRSEQARFQRSRRGSSYSDSIPTLEATHTVPHLRGHPYCAPLRCACVRLGSTLGGRDATRCTVWPGLVKFRVPLPPGVSSTTLLPKLIRTKDVKQLQDGNAQPQKPKLTKCLNTLDLTSLGIGSCCGTGMYLVAGMVAQKIAGPGVIISFIIAAIASIFSGACYAEFGVRVPHTSGSAYMYSYVAVGEFVAFIIGWNMILEYLIGTSACACALSSSFDSLTGNAIARTISESIGTIFGKPPDFIAFGITLLMTCVLAMGASKSVIFNHSLNAVNLATWVFVMAAGLFYVDTKTWSEHQGFLPYGWSGVFSGAATCFYAFIGFDIIATTGEEAHNPQKSIPKAIVGSLVVVLIAYVSVSLVLTLVVPYDHINTGAALVQMWSYVNAPKCRAVVAIGATAGLSVAMFGSMFPMPRVIYAMAQDGLIFRQLSQLWQRTNVPGLATIGSGLAAALVALTVRLEILVEMMSIGTLLAYTLVSTCVLVLRYQPHSTSLVELLPAQLRTPVAPGTASDSRTHATPAEVLEVPGKLTIKRVTRGMSDSDDSFIDDSPEGFLGGRDDQFLVSDRSENKFYGSVHGAPTGPTGQATAFDAMGLNFVTRKIHDYAYLCPGFFPWINPGQATAESGMRWPSSRPASPSSRPSPSP, encoded by the exons atggcgatggcgatgccGATGCCTTCTGGGGTGCACATGTGTTCCGAGcgcaacacacacacacagccactTGGG AATCGGGCAGAGGCAGCGCACCgcagagagagggagaggcgcaggcggaggcggcggagAGCGGCGAGGCAGAAGATCCGATCGGAGCAAGCAAGATTCCAACGATCCCGAAGAGGAAGCAGTTACTCCGATTCGATTCCTACTCTAGAGGCGACGCACACTGTACCACACCTACGTGGACACCCATACTGCGCCCCACTGCGCTGCGCATGTGTTCGGCTCGGATCGACACTCGGGGGACGGGATGCGACGCGATGTACGGTTTGGCCTGGCCTG GTCAAGTTCAGGGTGCCCCTGCCGCCGGGAGTCAGCTCGACCACGCTCCTGCCCAAGCTCATCCGCACCAAGGACGTGAAGCAGCTGCAGGACGGCAACGCACAGCCACAGAAGCCCAAGCTAACG AAATGTCTCAACACCTTGGACCTGACCTCGCTGGGCATCGGATCCTGCTGCGGAACGGGCATGTACCTGGTGGCCGGCATGGTGGCCCAGAAGATAGCCGGACCCGGAGTGATTATTAGTTTTATTATAGCCGCCATAGCGAGTATTTTCTCAG GCGCCTGCTATGCAGAGTTTGGCGTTCGTGTGCCACACACATCCGGCTCGGCCTATATGTATTCATATGTGGCGGTTGGAGAATTCGTAGCTTTTATAATTGGTTGGAACATGATATTGGAATATCTGATAG GAACAAGTGCCTGTGCCTGTGCGTTAAGTTCTAGTTTCGATTCCCTGACCGGCAATGCCATAGCGCGGACGATAAGCGAGTCCATTGGCACGATATTCG GCAAACCACCGGACTTTATTGCCTTCGGCATTACGCTGCTCATGACCTGCGTGCTGGCGATGGGTGCCAGCAAGTCGGTCATCTTCAACCACTCACTCAACGCCGTCAACCTGGCCACGTGGGTGTTCGTAATGGCCGCCGGGCTGTTTTACGTGGACACGAAGACGTGGTCGGAGCACCAGGGCTTCCTGCCCTACGGCTGGAGTGGT GTGTTTTCTGGAGCTGCCACCTGTTTCTACGCATTCATCGGTTTCGATATTATCGCAACAACCGGTGAGGAGGCGCACAATCCGCAGAAGAGCATTCCAAAGGCTATTGTTGGCTCCCTGGTCGTCGTCCTAATCGCCTACGTTAGCGTTAGTCTAGTCCTAACTTTAGTGG TTCCCTACGACCACATCAACACGGGAGCGGCGCTGGTCCAGATGTGGTCGTACGTGAATGCCCCGAAGTGCCGGGCGGTGGTGGCCATCGGAGCAACCGCTGGACTCTCGGTGGCCATGTTCGGCTCCATGTTCCCCATGCCGCGCGTCATCTATGCGATGGCCCAGGACGGTTTGATCTTCAG ACAACTGTCACAGCTGTGGCAGCGCACCAATGTGCCCGGTCTGGCTACCATTGGCAGCGGATTGGCCGCCGCTTTGGTGGCACTCACCGTGCGCCTGGAGATCCTCGTCGAGATGATGTCCATCGGCACCCTGCTGGCCTACACGCTGGTGTCCACCTGTGTCCTGGTGCTGCGCTACCAGCCACACAGCACCTCGCTGGTGGAACTGCTGCCGGCCCAGCTGCGCACCCCGGTGGCGCCCGGAACGGCCAGCGATTCCCGCACCCATGCGACGCCCGCCGAGGTGCTCGAGGTGCCCGGCAAGCTGACCATCAAGCGGGTCACGCGCGGCATGTCCGACTCGGACGACTCCTTCATCGACGACAGCCCGGAGGGATTCCTGGGCGGGCGGGACGACCAGTTCCTGGTGTCCGATCGCTCGGAGAACAAGTTCTACGGCAGTGTACACGGCGCACCCACCGGACCCACCGGCCAGGCCACCGCCTTCGATGCCATGGGCCTGAACTTCGTCACCCGGAAGATCCACGACTACGCGTACCTGTGTCCCGGCTTCTTTCCCTGGATCAATCCCGGTCAGGCCACCGCCGAGAGTG GTATGCGCTGGCCTTCCTCACGCCCGGCCTCCCCTTCATCCCGGCCATCGCCATCACCGTGA